From one Spirochaetota bacterium genomic stretch:
- a CDS encoding sugar kinase, whose product MALTIRSEAQYDALALGALVHRLDPGVIPLHRASSFDVHVSGGEYNPINALSECFQLKTAVASAMPNYPIGELVKWRVRAAGVTGIYKEMEHDMVRGPNIATVYSDRGQGVRPPVVFYNRSNEAAALLKPGDFDWKKIFADGVKWVHSGGIFASLSNTTSQVMIEMMDAAGKAGTIRSVDLNYRAKLWAPLGGLPQCQKVMREIASKVDVLIGNEEDLQTSLGVKGPDVAGKKSKLDTSTFFSMIEEVAKQFPNIKAVATTLREVHSANRHSWSAVLWLNGERFSAPTAELDVLDRIGGGDGFAAGLIYGLIKGRTPEEALRLGWAHGAMLTTFPGDTSMATLDQVESFAKGGLARVQR is encoded by the coding sequence CGTCATTCCGCTCCATCGCGCGTCCTCGTTCGATGTGCATGTGTCCGGCGGCGAATATAATCCGATAAACGCGCTTTCCGAATGCTTTCAATTGAAGACGGCAGTAGCGTCCGCCATGCCGAACTATCCCATCGGTGAACTCGTGAAATGGCGCGTGCGTGCAGCCGGCGTAACCGGCATCTATAAAGAGATGGAACATGATATGGTGCGGGGGCCCAACATCGCCACCGTGTACAGCGACCGCGGGCAGGGCGTACGTCCGCCGGTGGTGTTCTACAACCGCTCGAACGAAGCGGCGGCCCTCCTTAAGCCCGGCGATTTCGACTGGAAAAAGATCTTCGCCGACGGCGTGAAATGGGTGCACTCGGGCGGCATATTCGCCTCGCTCTCGAACACGACATCGCAGGTGATGATAGAGATGATGGACGCCGCGGGCAAAGCGGGCACGATACGCTCGGTCGATCTCAACTATCGCGCGAAGCTCTGGGCGCCGCTCGGCGGGCTCCCGCAATGCCAGAAGGTGATGCGCGAGATAGCGTCGAAGGTCGATGTGCTCATCGGCAATGAAGAGGACCTTCAGACATCGCTCGGCGTGAAAGGACCGGACGTTGCCGGTAAGAAGTCGAAGCTCGATACATCGACATTCTTCAGCATGATAGAAGAAGTGGCAAAGCAGTTCCCCAACATCAAAGCGGTGGCGACGACGCTCCGCGAAGTGCACTCGGCGAACCGTCACAGCTGGAGCGCGGTGCTCTGGTTGAACGGCGAACGCTTCAGTGCTCCTACGGCGGAACTGGACGTGCTTGACCGCATCGGCGGCGGCGACGGTTTCGCGGCAGGGCTCATCTACGGGCTTATCAAGGGCAGAACACCGGAAGAAGCGCTTCGCCTGGGCTGGGCGCACGGCGCCATGCTCACCACATTCCCCGGCGATACGTCGATGGCGACCCTCGATCAGGTGGAATCATTCGCGAAGGGCGGTCTTGCGCGCGTTCAGCGATAA
- a CDS encoding hydrogenase maturation protease codes for MPPPRILVYGYGNPGRADDGLGAAFVESMREWAAENGQSTITFDTNYQLNIEDALLVSGHDIIIFVDAAEQADEFIYREIVPSNDITFSTHAMAPESVLALCEELYGKRPRAFLLTIRGSAWEAAGAMTEDAKRCLLAAEEHAKKIIIDPAALDDVLSN; via the coding sequence ATGCCCCCTCCGCGCATTCTCGTGTACGGTTACGGGAATCCCGGGCGCGCGGATGACGGCCTCGGGGCGGCGTTCGTCGAATCGATGCGCGAGTGGGCTGCGGAAAACGGACAAAGCACCATAACGTTCGACACGAATTATCAGCTTAACATCGAGGATGCGCTCCTCGTATCGGGACATGATATCATTATTTTCGTCGATGCTGCCGAGCAGGCGGATGAATTCATTTATCGGGAAATCGTGCCGTCGAACGATATCACCTTTTCAACGCATGCGATGGCGCCGGAGTCGGTGCTCGCGCTCTGCGAAGAGCTCTATGGCAAACGGCCGCGGGCATTCCTTCTCACGATACGCGGAAGCGCATGGGAAGCCGCCGGCGCGATGACAGAAGATGCAAAGCGATGTCTTCTCGCCGCGGAGGAGCACGCAAAGAAGATCATTATTGATCCGGCAGCGCTCGATGATGTTCTATCGAATTAA